Within Anolis sagrei isolate rAnoSag1 chromosome 3, rAnoSag1.mat, whole genome shotgun sequence, the genomic segment gaaagagtttctctCAGAGTgaacatctacgttcacatcaaaggattcacactggggagaaaccatttaaatgcaTGGAGTGTAGAAAGTGTTTCACTCAGAGTggacatctacgttcacatcaaagtattcacactggagagaaaccctttaaatgcctggagtgtggacagagctttgctaaGAATTCAaacctacgttcacatcaaaggactcacactggggagaaaccctacacatgcctggagtgtggaaagagttttgctTGCAGTAACAAcctacatagacatcaaaagactcacactggggagaaaccgtatAAACGCttagagtgtggacagagcttcactcagaattcacatctacgttcacatcagctGACTCACACTGAgaagaaaccctttaaatgcctggagtgtggaaagaacttctcTCAGAAttcaaatctacgttcacatcaaaagactcacactggcgagaaaccctataaatgcctggagtgtggaaagagcttctctcagaatggacatctacgttcacatcaaaagactcacactggggagaaaccctataaatgcctggagtgtgtaCAGACCTTCTCTCGGAATggacatctacgttcacatcaaaggactcacactggggagaaaccctttaaatgcttagcgtgtggacagagcttcactcagaattcacatctacgttcacatcagcagactcacactggggagaaaccatataaatgcctagaatgtggacagagcttcactcacagttcaagtctacgtagacatcaaaggactcacactggggagaaaccttttaaatgcctggagtgtggaaagagttttgctTGCAGTAACAAcctacatagacatcaaaagactcacactgaggagaaaccctttaaatgcctggagtgtggaaagagcttctctcagaATGTACATgtacgttcacatcaaaagactcacactggggagaaaccttataaatgcctggagtgtggaaagagcttctctcggaatggacatctacgttcacatcagcagactcacactggggagaaaccatataaatgcctaGAATGTGG encodes:
- the LOC137096683 gene encoding zinc finger protein 160-like; this translates as MADKPYTCLACGQNFTHSSGLRSHQKTHTAEKPFKCLECGQSFTQNSRLRSHQRTHTGEKPYKCLECGKSFSQSEHLRSHQRIHTGEKPFKCMECRKCFTQSGHLRSHQSIHTGEKPFKCLECGQSFAKNSNLRSHQRTHTGEKPYTCLECGKSFACSNNLHRHQKTHTGEKPYKRLECGQSFTQNSHLRSHQLTHTEKKPFKCLECGKNFSQNSNLRSHQKTHTGEKPYKCLECGKSFSQNGHLRSHQKTHTGEKPYKCLECVQTFSRNGHLRSHQRTHTGEKPFKCLACGQSFTQNSHLRSHQQTHTGEKPYKCLECGQSFTHSSSLRRHQRTHTGEKPFKCLECGKSFACSNNLHRHQKTHTEEKPFKCLECGKSFSQNVHVRSHQKTHTGEKPYKCLECGKSFSRNGHLRSHQQTHTGEKPYKCLECGHSFTHSSSLRSHQRTHTGEKPYTCLECGKSFAWSSHLRRHQKTHTGEKPYKCLECGQSFTQSGNLRRHQRTHTGEKPFKCL